CGGCGAGGGCGGAGGACAGGTCGGCGACACAGGCGTTATCACAACCGAAAACGGCAGTATAGAAGTTGTTGACGCGAAAAAACTGCGTGACGGAAGAATTATTCTTGCGTGCAAGGTTTCCGAGGGCAACGTTTTAAAAGGCGAAAATTGCCATTGCACGGTTGACAAAGCGCGCAGAAAGAGCATTGCGGCAAACCACTCCGCAACGCATCTTTTGCAGGAGGCGCTCCGTGAGGTTGTGGGTGACCACGTTGAACAGGCAGGTTCATATGTAAACGACGAAAGATTGCGTTTCGATTTCTCGCATTATGAGGCGGTTAAACCCGAAGAACTCGAAAAAGTTGAGAAAATCGTAAACGAGAAAATATTTGAGGCACTTGACATCACCTGTGCCGAAATGCCGGTTGAAGAGGCTAAAAAACTCGGCGCTATGGCGCTTTTCGGCGAGAAATACGGCAATATTGTCCGTGTTGTAAAAATGGGAGATTTCAGCGTTGAATTCTGCGGAGGAACGCACGCGAAAAACACTGCCGATATAGGTATTTTCAAGATTTTGTCCGAGTCGGGCATTGCGGCAGGCACAAGACGTATCGAGGCGGCAACGTCGCTCGGCGTGCTTAAGTATCTTGAGGAAAAAGAGCATATCATAAACGAAACCGCGAAAGCGTTAAAATCCAATCCGTCGGAAATCGCGCACAAGGCGGCGGCGGTTACCGAAGAACTTAAACAGACCAAAAATGAGCTTTCAAAACTCAAAGCGGAAATGGCAAAAAGCGGTGCGGACGACCTCGTTAAAAACGCGGTTGAAAAAGACGGCATAAAAATCGTCAGCGCGGTGCTTGAAGATGTTGACATCGACGCTATGCGCACAATGGGCGATAATATCAAATCGCAAATCGGCGACGGCGCGGCGGTGCTTGCGTCAAGCACGGGCGATAAGGTAACGCTCTTTGTAACCGCGACAAAATCGGCGGTTGCGCGCGGTATGCACTGCGGAAATATCGTAAAAGAGGCGGCGGTAATCGTCGGCGGACGAGGCGGCGGACGTCCCGATTTTGCACAGGCAGGCGGCAAGGACAAAGCGAATATCGCAAAAGCCGTTGAAAAAGCGGTTGAAATTGCACTCGGTCAGATAAAATAATTTTTATAAAATTCGGCATCGGAAAGGTGATTTTCAATGCCGAAAACATAAAATTTTGCTGTAAAGGAGGTTTTCAAAAATGAGTGATTGTCTTTTTTGCAAAATTATAAACAAGGAAATTCCGTCCGAAATTGTGTATGAGGACGAGTTTGTGCTTGCGTTCAAGGACATTTCTCCCCAGGCGCCCGCGCACGTTCTCATAATACCGAAAACGCACATTGCGTCGGCAATGGAATTAAACGAGCAGAACGCTGAAATCGTTTCAAAAGTATTTTTAGCGGCAGGCAAAATCGCAAAACAGCTCGGCATCGACAAAAACGGCTTCCGCATTGTTAACAACTGCGGTGAGGACGGCGGTCAGACTGTCGGACATTTGCATTTCCATATGCTCGGCGGACGTAATCTCGGCTGGCCTCCGGGCTGATAAAAGCTAATATTAAAAAAAGCTTGACATACGCGCCTAAAGCGTGTATAATTAGTATGTATAATTTTTGTCTAATCCCACATATGAAGTGTTAAAACACAGATGATGTAGCGGAGGGAGGGGATTTTGTGTCGGAAATTAGAATTAAAGAAAACGAGTCTTTGGACAGTGCTCTTCGCAGATTTAAACGTCAGTGCGCTAAAGCAGGAGTTTTATCGGAAATCCGTAAAAGGGAACATTACGAAAAACCAAGTGTAAAGCGTAAAAAGAAATCTGAAGCTGCAAGAAAGAGATCTTTCAGATAAGACAATTTTAACTTTATTATAAAAAGGAGGGTTTATGTTGGCACTTAAAGAAAAGCTGATGGAAGATTTAAAACTCTCTATGAAAGATAAGGATACCGTTAGAAAAAATACGGTACAAAGCGTCAGAGCTGCAATAAAGCAGGTCGAGGTCGATAACAGAGTCGAGCTTTCGGACGACGATATTATCGGCGTTATAGCAAAAGAAGCTAAAAAAAGAAAAGACGTTTTGCCCGAATATGAAAAAAGCGGCAGAACCGATTTGATAGACGAGCTTAAAAGAGAAATTGAAATTTTGATGGGATATTTACCTTCCCAGTTGTCAAAAGAGGAATTAGGCGAAATTGTAAAAAATGCCATAGCGGAAGTTGGCGCATCGTCAATGAAAGATATGGGCAAAATTATGGCGAACGTTATGCCGAAAATCAAAGGCAGAGCGGACGGCGGTATGGTTAATGCCATAGCGAAAGAACTATTAAATTAGTTTAAAAATTAAGCTATCTTGCTTTTTATCCGCAAGATAGCTTTTTTGATTTTTATGTGAATTTTTGATTTTGCAAAATATAAAACGGCAGATATATTCTGCCGTTTTTTGTGCTTATTTTATCAGTGAAAATGCAAATATGGCAATTCCGAGCACAACCAATATAACACCCGTCATTCGGTTGAGCATTTTTGCGTCGGCTTTGTTTGCGATAACCGCGGCAATTCTTGCCCATACAAACGTAAAAATTATGCAGAGCGCAAGGAGCATAAAATCGGGCGCACCGCCTATTGCAAAGTGCGAAACCGAACCTGTCAGCGCGGTAAAAGTCATAATAAATACGCTTGTGCCGACCGCGGTTTTAAGCTCGTATCCGAGCATACTTGTCAAAAGCAAAAGCATCATCATTCCGCCGCCTGCACCGATAAATCCGCAGATAAATCCGACAAACGCACCGCATACTGCCGACTGAACAAACCTCTTTTTCGCGGAAATTTTGTCCATTGCCTCTTTTGTTGTCATAACAGGGCGGACAATGAATTTCACGCCGAGAAGAAACGTCATAAAAACGGAGAAATTCCCCATAGTTGCAGACGGCACGAGGCTTGATACGTAACTTCCGATAACGGTGAACAAAAGCACGCTTGCCATCATCACAACGCCGTTTTTAATGTCTAGATTTTTGCTTTTTCCGTAGGTGTATGCCGAAACCGCGCTTGCCAGAACGTCCGACGCGAGCGCAATTCCGACCGCCATATAAGGCTCTGTTCCGAGAAATGTCACAAGCATAGGCGTTATAACCGCCGCCGCGCTCATTCCTGCAAATCCCGTGCCGAGTCCTGCGCCCATTCCGGCGAAAAAGCACACGATTATACTTACTAAATATGTCATAATTTCACCTTCTATTTGATTTTCGTGATGTCGTACGGCGTTGTCTGATATACATAATAGTTGAGCCAGTTTGTAAAAAGCAGATTTGCGTGCGCTCTCCAGCGCATAACGGGTGCATTTTTTGGGTTGTCGTTAGGATAATAATTTTTGGGCACGTCAATATTTAACCCTTTTTCAATATCGCGCATATATTCCTCGTGCAGAGTAAGACGGTCGTATTCCGAGTGTCCCGTGACAAAAATTTTCTTTTTGTCTTTTGACGTGACGATATAAATTCCGGCATCGTCCGACTCCGCCGTAATCTGAAGGTCGCTTACCTTTTTAATGTCTTCTTTTGAAACGGTGGTGTAGCGCGAATGAGGTGCATAAAAAACGTCGTCAAAACCGCGCACAAGCATAGCTTTTTTGCGCACGACTCTGTGTTCGAAAACGCCGGAAAGCTTTTTATCAAGCGGAATTTTAGGTATTCCGAAATGATAGTAAAGCCCCGCCTGCGCCGCCCAGCAGATGTGCAGTGTGCTTGTGACGTTTGTGTTTGACCATTCCATAATTTTTTTCAGTTCGTCCCAGTAATCGACGTCCTCAAACTCCATTTTTTCAACCGGCGCGCCGGTGATTATCATACCGTCGTATTTTTGGTCTTTAATCATTTCAAAATCCTTGTAAAACGACGAAAGATGCGCCGACGGCGTGTTTTTTGAGTTGTGCGTCGCGGTGTTTATAAAATCAAATTCAACCTGAAGCGGTGAGTTTCCCAAAAGGCGCAAAAGCTGTGTTTCGGTTGTGATTTTCGTAGGCATAAGGTTTACAAGTGCAATTTTAAGCGGACGTATATCCTGCGTTATCGCCCTTTTTTCGGTCATTACAAATATGTTTTCGCTGTTTAATATTTTGTTTGCAGGCAAAGAACCGGGTATTTTAATCGGCATTTTTATCGCCCCTTTTTGATGTGTAAGATGTAATTTTAAGGCAATTATATCAAATTATCGCTTTGTTTGCAACTTTATTTTAAGTTTTCACATAATTTTCAAAATTTTTGAGGATAATAACTAAAAAACAAAAAGGAAAATTTATCTATGCTTGAACTTTTTAATGAAAATAATCAGGATGACGGAAACAAAAACGACAGCGGCGACAGCATAAAAGAATACGGCACGTCTACCATAAAGACCGAGCGCGGAAACATTCACTGCCTCACCATAATAGGGCAGATAGAAGGGCATATGCTTTTGCCTCCTCAAAACAAAAGCACAAAATACGAGCATATTCTGCCGCAGCTTGTTTATGTTGAAGAAACCGCGGACATTGACGGTATGCTGATGCTTTTAAACACCGTCGGCGGTGACGTTGAGGCAGGTCTTGCCATTGCCGAGATGATTTCGTCGATGACAAAGCCTACCGTTTCGCTTGTTCTCGGAGGCGGTCACAGCATAGGCGTTCCGCTTGCGGTGTCGGCAGACTATTCGTTTATCGCGCGGTCGGCCACAATGACTGTGCACCCCATACGCACAAACGGACTTGTTATCGGCGTTCCGCAGTCGTTTGAATATTTATGGAAAATTCAGGAGCGCATAACCGATTTTGTCGAGAGAAATTCAAACATCTCGCACGACGAGTTTACAAAGCTTCTTTTAAACAATGACGACATTGCAAATGACGTCGGAACGGTGCTTTTCGGCAAAGACGCGGCGGAATGCGGTCTTATAAACGAAGTCGGCGGACTGTCGGACGCGATAGACAAGCTTTATTCGCTTATCGAAAAGGGTAAAAAAGATACGGACAAGCACTAATATTAAACTTTTTTGTCACATACCCAATTAAAAAATTGACAAAACTTTCTTTGCGTGGTATTATTTTATTAAACTGATAAAAGGGGGATTTTAAATGACATATACCGAAAGATATCAAAAATGGTTAAACTCACCGAAAATTGATGAAGAAACAAGAAAAGAGCTCGTTGCCATAAAAGACGACGACAACGAAATTAAGGAAAGATTTATAAAAGATTTGGAATTCGGAACGGGCGGACTCCGCGGAATTATCGGCGCAGGCGACAACCGAATGAATATATATACCGTTAAAAAAGCGACACAGGGACTTTGCGAGGACATTAAAAACAAAGGCGAAGAATATATGAAACGCGGAGTTGTTATCGCGTACGATTCGCGCCATAAGTCGGACGAATTTGCAAAAGAGAGTGCGCTCACGCTTGCGGCAAACGGAATTAAAGCATACCTTTTTGAGTCGCTCCGTCCCACACCTGTGCTTTCGTTTGCGGTAAGATACAAAAAAGCGGCGGCAGGAATTGTTGTAACCGCGAGCCACAACCCGAAAGAATACAACGGATACAAGGCATATGGTGAGGACGGCGGTCAGCTTCCTCCCGAAAGCTCGGACTACGTTATTTCGATTATCGACAAGCTTGATATTTTTGACGACGTTTTGACAACCGACTACGACAAGGCGGTAAAAGACGGTCTTATCGAGATAATCGGAGAGGACGTTGACTCGGCATATCTTGCGGCAGTAAAAGAACAGTCTGTTAACGAAGAGGCGGCAAAAAGCCTGGGCGATGATTTTAAACTTGTTTACACGCCTTTCCACGGCGCGGGAAATATCCCCGTAAGACGTATTCTCGATATGACGGGTGTTAAAAACGTTTATGTTGTTAAAGAACAGGAAATGCCCGACGGCGATTTCCCGACGCTTAAATCTCCCAACCCCGAAGAAAACGAGGGATTTAAGCTTGCGATTGAGCTTGCAAAAAAAGTTGACGCGGACGTTATTATCGCGACCGACCCCGACAGCGACAGGGTAGGTGTTACCGTTAAAGATAAAAAAGGCAATTACATCACGCTCACGGGCAACCAGACAGGTATTCTTCTTTGCGAATTTATCCTCCGCAACAGAAAGCTCAAAGGCACTCTGCCCAAAAACGGCGCGGTTATAAAAACAATCGTTACCACCGATATGGTTTATCCCATTGCGGACAACTATAAAACAACCGTTTTTGACGTTTTGACGGGATTTAAGTTTATCGGCGAAAAGATTAAGGAATTTGAAAAAACAGGCAGTAACGAGTATATTTTCGGTTTTGAGGAAAGCTACGGCTACCTTGCCGGAACGTATGCGCGCGACAAAGACGCGGTTGTTGCGTCAATGCTTATAGCGCAGATGGCGGCGGACTACAAAACAAAGGGCAAAACACTTTATGAAGGTCTTATGTCACTTTACGAAAAATACGGCTATCATAAGGATTTACTGCATAATGTTGTGCTCAAAGGTCTTGACGGCGCGGAAAAAATTAAGGCTATTATGGCTGAAATAAGAGAAAATCCACCCAAAGAAATAGACGGTCATAAGGTTACAAAAGTTTTGGATGTTCTGAAGGGCACCGAAACCGACGTTTTGACAGGCGCGGTTACAAAATCGGAGCTTCCCAAATCAAATGTTTTGAAATTCTTCCTCGACGACAAATCGTGGTTTGCGGCGCGTCCGTCGGGTACGGAGCCGAAAATTAAGTTCTATTTCGGTGTAACGGCTGACAGCGAGGACGGCGCGGATAAGAAAATCACGGCACTGCGCGACGCGGTTGTTGAAATGATAAAATAAAAAAATTAAAAGGTGAGGATTTAGCCCCAATCCGATAAGGAAACATTGGTTTTGAAATCTGTATTTTAAGTTTATACTTCGGCAAAAAGACACCGTATACGTCAGTATTACGGTGTCTTTTTTTCTTGTCTAAAGCTTAAACTGCAATTTTCAAAACTGCTTTGCACCCTGAAAACAAAATTTTTTGATGAAGTTCAAGGCGAAAAAGCGAGCAATCCTGTCGGATTTCGAGCCTTTTTTAACGCAGAAATTCGTAAAAAAGATGTTTGTCAGGGCAATGATTCCTTGTCGGGCCGGGGCTTTTTCCTCACCTTTTTTGTAAGTTTATTTTCCGAGTATTTTTTTAAATCTTTCAAAAGCGCTGTCCCAATCGGCCGTATGATTAGGCTCGTAATGCTTTAGTGGGAACGAATTTGCGATAATTTTTCTCGCCTCGGCAATGTCTTTTATCTCGCCGGCGCTGATAAGACACATTGCAATGTTTCCGAGTGCCGTCGCCTCAACGGGGCCTGCATCAACGCAGATATTGCACGCGTCCGCGGTCATTGCGCAAAGGAACGGGTCTTTTGTTCCGCCGCCGACAATGTTGATTTTTTCAAATTTTTTGCCCGTTATTTTTTCAAGATTGATAAGCGAATATTTATATTTAAGCGCAAGGCTTTCGTATATACAGCGTACCGTTTCGCCGATTGTTTCGGGTGCGCGCTGACCTGTTTTTTCGCAGTATTCGCGTATTCTTTTCGGAATGTCGCCCGGTTTTCCGAATTCGGGATAATCGGGGTCGATAAAACACTTAAACGGCTCGGATTTTCTTGCGAGCGCTTCAAGGTCTGCAAAGCTTAAATCCTTGCCTTCTTTTATATATGTTCTTCGCGACTCCTGAATAAGCCACAAGCCCATAATGTTGGTCAAAAATCTTATTTTTCCGCCGCAGCCGCCTTCATTTGTATATGATGAAAGATAGCCCTCTTCGGTGATGTTCGGCTCGTCAAGCTCGGTGCCGAAAAGCGACCAAGTTCCGCAGCTGATGTAAACGAAATCTTTTTTGTCGGACGGAACGGAAACGACCGCCGACGCGGTGTCGTGAGAGCCTACTGCGATAACGTCGGCTTTTTTAACCTTGAGTTCTTCACAAACCTTGTCCGAAAGCTCGCCGAGTTTTTTGCCCGGCATAATGATGTCGCAAAAAATATCGGTGTTAATTCCGAATTTTTTCAAAAGGTCAAAATCCCACTTTTTTGTATGCGGTTCAAGCATCTGCGAGGTTGATGCGATGGTGTATTCGTTTTTCGCAACGCCCGTGAGAAAATAATTCAAAAGGTCGGGCATAAACAAAAAAGTTTTTGCGTTTTCAAGCACGTGATTTTTGTGATTTTTCGCGTAAACAAGCTGATAAAGTGTGTTAAAATCGAGAATTTGAATACCTGTTCTTTCGTAAATTTCCTTTGCGCTCATCGTGTCAAACGCCTCTTTTTGACCGACTGCATTGCGCGCGTCGCGGTAATGCACGGGATTTGTAAGGAGCGAGCCGTCTTTGTCCAAAAGACCGTAATCAACACCCCAAGTGTCAATTCCGATAAGGTCAAAACCGCCGTCGTTGTTCGCCTTAACAATCGCCTGTTTTATCTCGTCCAAAAGGTGCAGAACGTCCCAGAGAAAATCTCCGCCCGCCCAAACGCCGTTGTTCTGAAAACGGTGAATTTCTTTAAGCGATATTTTTCCGCCGTCAAGATGCGCGATAATTCCGCGTCCGCTCGACGCGCCGAGGTCTATTGCAAGAACTTTTTTCATAATAATTTTATCCTTTCAAAGTTGAATTTTTATAATAACCTAAAAACTGTTATCTTTGTTGCGGTCCGCACAAATTTTGCCGTTTTTGCAGTCGGTTTCGCCGTTATTCTTTTTGCAGATAAGATACAAAACCGCCGCAGTGATTAACACGATAAGCACAATTCCGATGATTATTTCGGAAAGTGCGGGGGCAAAATTTCTTCCGAACCCCATAACGCGCCCCGCGTTGTATACGCAAAATGCCGCCGCATACGCAAATGCGGTTTGATAAAGCATCATATAAACCGATTTGAGCGTGCTGTTAAATTCGCGGCGAATTGCCGCCATTGCCGCAACGCACGGCATATAAAGCAGTGTGAATATCAAAAACGAGAACGCGCAAAGCGGTGTTGTAAATACCGACGCAAGCCCTGCCTCGCCGGTGAGCATTTGAATTGTGCTTACGACCGCCTCTTTCGCAGTAAGTCCCGTCACAAGAGCAGTTGCGGCTCTCCAGTCGCCGAAACCGAGCGGTTTGAATATCGGCGCGGCAAGTCCGCCGACAAATGCGAGTATGCTTTTTGACGCGTCATCTGTCATATTAAAATGAAGGTCAAAATTCTGCAAAATCCAAATTACAACCGTTGCGCAGAAAATGATTGTAAATGCCTTCACAATGAAATCTTTCGCCTTTTCCCACATATGCAGGCATACACTTTTAAACGACGGAAAACGGTATGCCGGGAGCTCCATAACAAACGGCACGGGTTTGCCCTCGAAAAGTATGCCCTTTAAAAGCAGACAGGACAAAATTCCCATAATTATGCCGAATATGTATAAAAACGTCATAACAAGCGCTTGGTGCGACTTGAAAAATGCTGATACGAAAATCGCGTAAATAGGAAGTTTTGCACTGCATGACATAAACGGCACGAGAAGGATCGTCATTTTTCTGTCTCGCTCGCTCGAAAGCGTGCGTGTTGCCATAATTGCGGGAACGGAACAGCCGAAACCGATTATAAGAGGAACGAACGAACGTCCCGAAAGTCCGATTTTCCTTAAAACTTTGTCCATAACAAACGCAACGCGCGCCATATATCCCGAATCTTCGAGGATTGACAAAAACAAAAACAGAATTACAATCGTCGGAAGAAAACTTAAGACACTTCCCACACCGGCGAAAATTCCGTCAATGATAAGCGAATGCAGAGCTTTGTTAATGTCCAGTGCATAAAGCGCATTGTCCGCCGCGGCGGTGACAAGGTCTATCACATATGAAAAGCCGTCGCTCAAAAATGCGCCGACAACACCGAAGGTAAGGTAAAATATAAGCGCCATTATACCTATAAAAATAGGAAATGCAAAAAATCTGTGCGTAAGTACCGCGTCGATTTTCACGCTGCGCGCCTGCTCTTTTGTTTGACCTGCCTTTACAACCGCTTTTTTGCAAAGATTGGTTATAAAATCGTAGCGCATATCGGCAAGCGCCGCCTCGCGGTCAGTGCCGAGGCTTGTTTCCATTTCGTGCACAACGTGATTTAAAATGTCAAGTTCGTTTTGGTTTAACCCGAGCAGTTTAATCATCGGTTCGTCGCCCTCAACAAGCTTTGTTGCGGCAAAACGAAGCGGAATATTCAATCTTTCCGCGTGGTCCTCTATAAGGTGAGCAAGCGAGTGAATTGCCCTGTGCACACTGCCTTTGCAAAAGTCGGTTTTGACGGGTTTTTGTCCGTTTTGGACCGTTTTTACGGCAACTTTCACAAGCTCGTCAATGCCGTAATTTTTGCCTGCACTTATCGGCACAACAGGCACCCCGAGCTCGTCCGACATCATTTTAACGTCGATAAATCCGCCGTTTGCCTCAATTTCGTCCATCATATTGAGTGCGATAACCATAGGTATGCCGAGCTCTATTATTTGCAGAGAAAGGTATAAATTACGCTCAATATTTGTCGCGTCGATTATGTTTATAATACCGTCGGGACGGTCGTTTATAAGAAAATCGCGCGTTACGACCTCTTCGGCAGTGTACGGCGAAATTGAGTAAATTCCCGGCAAATCGACAACGAATACATCTTTTTGTTTTTTAATAATACCCTCTTTTTTCTCAACCGTGACGCCCGGAAAGTTTCCGACATGCTGATTGCTTCCCGTAAGGCGGTTGAAAAGGGTGGTTTTTCCGCAGTTTTGATTTCCCGTAAGAGCGAAAGTAATGCTCATTTTCTGCACCAATCCTTTGTAATTTATTTTTTTATAACTTCAATTTTTTTCGCGTCTTCAAGGCGCAGAGTAAGCTCATATCCGCGTAAGCAAAGCTCTATCGGGTCGCCGAGAGGTGCGGTTTTGCGCACAAAAACCTCGGTTTTGGGGGTTAGTCCCATATCGAGCAAACGCCGTCTTAATGCGCCCTGTCCGCCCACAACCGTGATAATTCCTGAATCGCCGATTTTAAGTTTGTCGAGTGTCATAAGCTCCTCCCATGAGTCAATTTTTTCTTTGATAATGACTGCTTTTCTGTGAAATTTACTGCTTTATTATACAACAAACGACATTCTTTTGTCAATTACTATTGATTTTATGTGCAAAATATGTTATAAATTATATATGATAAATTACACTGAGATATGCAAAAACGGAGGATAAAGAATTATGAGTGCATCAAAAAAGCATAAATTTTCTTCATTTGATGTATATATTTTTATAATTCTGATTGCTTTTGAGCTTTTAATGTCGTTCACATTTTTGGGATACATACACATTCCGCCTGTTTCGGTTACGCTGGCATACATTCCTATTTTAATTGCCGCGTGCTTTCTCGGTACTGTGCAGTCAACCGTTGTAGGCGCGGTTTTCGGTTTGGCAAGTATGTATAAGTCGACTTCGTTTTATGTCTTGCCTGCCGATATGCTGTTTTCGCCGTTTTTGAGCGGAAATCCGATAGGAAGTTTAATTCTTTCGGTAGGCACGCGAACGTTTTTCGGTTTTCTTATAGGTCTTGCGTTCAGCTGGGCGAAAAAGAGCAAACGCCCGAAATTATGTATTGGTGTTGTTTCAC
The window above is part of the Qingrenia yutianensis genome. Proteins encoded here:
- a CDS encoding histidine triad nucleotide-binding protein, whose amino-acid sequence is MSDCLFCKIINKEIPSEIVYEDEFVLAFKDISPQAPAHVLIIPKTHIASAMELNEQNAEIVSKVFLAAGKIAKQLGIDKNGFRIVNNCGEDGGQTVGHLHFHMLGGRNLGWPPG
- the rpsU gene encoding 30S ribosomal protein S21, with the translated sequence MSEIRIKENESLDSALRRFKRQCAKAGVLSEIRKREHYEKPSVKRKKKSEAARKRSFR
- a CDS encoding GatB/YqeY domain-containing protein, with the protein product MALKEKLMEDLKLSMKDKDTVRKNTVQSVRAAIKQVEVDNRVELSDDDIIGVIAKEAKKRKDVLPEYEKSGRTDLIDELKREIEILMGYLPSQLSKEELGEIVKNAIAEVGASSMKDMGKIMANVMPKIKGRADGGMVNAIAKELLN
- a CDS encoding sulfite exporter TauE/SafE family protein codes for the protein MTYLVSIIVCFFAGMGAGLGTGFAGMSAAAVITPMLVTFLGTEPYMAVGIALASDVLASAVSAYTYGKSKNLDIKNGVVMMASVLLFTVIGSYVSSLVPSATMGNFSVFMTFLLGVKFIVRPVMTTKEAMDKISAKKRFVQSAVCGAFVGFICGFIGAGGGMMMLLLLTSMLGYELKTAVGTSVFIMTFTALTGSVSHFAIGGAPDFMLLALCIIFTFVWARIAAVIANKADAKMLNRMTGVILVVLGIAIFAFSLIK
- the metA gene encoding homoserine O-acetyltransferase MetA → MPIKIPGSLPANKILNSENIFVMTEKRAITQDIRPLKIALVNLMPTKITTETQLLRLLGNSPLQVEFDFINTATHNSKNTPSAHLSSFYKDFEMIKDQKYDGMIITGAPVEKMEFEDVDYWDELKKIMEWSNTNVTSTLHICWAAQAGLYYHFGIPKIPLDKKLSGVFEHRVVRKKAMLVRGFDDVFYAPHSRYTTVSKEDIKKVSDLQITAESDDAGIYIVTSKDKKKIFVTGHSEYDRLTLHEEYMRDIEKGLNIDVPKNYYPNDNPKNAPVMRWRAHANLLFTNWLNYYVYQTTPYDITKIK
- a CDS encoding ClpP family protease, whose protein sequence is MLELFNENNQDDGNKNDSGDSIKEYGTSTIKTERGNIHCLTIIGQIEGHMLLPPQNKSTKYEHILPQLVYVEETADIDGMLMLLNTVGGDVEAGLAIAEMISSMTKPTVSLVLGGGHSIGVPLAVSADYSFIARSATMTVHPIRTNGLVIGVPQSFEYLWKIQERITDFVERNSNISHDEFTKLLLNNDDIANDVGTVLFGKDAAECGLINEVGGLSDAIDKLYSLIEKGKKDTDKH
- a CDS encoding phospho-sugar mutase, encoding MTYTERYQKWLNSPKIDEETRKELVAIKDDDNEIKERFIKDLEFGTGGLRGIIGAGDNRMNIYTVKKATQGLCEDIKNKGEEYMKRGVVIAYDSRHKSDEFAKESALTLAANGIKAYLFESLRPTPVLSFAVRYKKAAAGIVVTASHNPKEYNGYKAYGEDGGQLPPESSDYVISIIDKLDIFDDVLTTDYDKAVKDGLIEIIGEDVDSAYLAAVKEQSVNEEAAKSLGDDFKLVYTPFHGAGNIPVRRILDMTGVKNVYVVKEQEMPDGDFPTLKSPNPEENEGFKLAIELAKKVDADVIIATDPDSDRVGVTVKDKKGNYITLTGNQTGILLCEFILRNRKLKGTLPKNGAVIKTIVTTDMVYPIADNYKTTVFDVLTGFKFIGEKIKEFEKTGSNEYIFGFEESYGYLAGTYARDKDAVVASMLIAQMAADYKTKGKTLYEGLMSLYEKYGYHKDLLHNVVLKGLDGAEKIKAIMAEIRENPPKEIDGHKVTKVLDVLKGTETDVLTGAVTKSELPKSNVLKFFLDDKSWFAARPSGTEPKIKFYFGVTADSEDGADKKITALRDAVVEMIK
- a CDS encoding rhamnulokinase produces the protein MKKVLAIDLGASSGRGIIAHLDGGKISLKEIHRFQNNGVWAGGDFLWDVLHLLDEIKQAIVKANNDGGFDLIGIDTWGVDYGLLDKDGSLLTNPVHYRDARNAVGQKEAFDTMSAKEIYERTGIQILDFNTLYQLVYAKNHKNHVLENAKTFLFMPDLLNYFLTGVAKNEYTIASTSQMLEPHTKKWDFDLLKKFGINTDIFCDIIMPGKKLGELSDKVCEELKVKKADVIAVGSHDTASAVVSVPSDKKDFVYISCGTWSLFGTELDEPNITEEGYLSSYTNEGGCGGKIRFLTNIMGLWLIQESRRTYIKEGKDLSFADLEALARKSEPFKCFIDPDYPEFGKPGDIPKRIREYCEKTGQRAPETIGETVRCIYESLALKYKYSLINLEKITGKKFEKINIVGGGTKDPFLCAMTADACNICVDAGPVEATALGNIAMCLISAGEIKDIAEARKIIANSFPLKHYEPNHTADWDSAFERFKKILGK
- the feoB gene encoding ferrous iron transport protein B: MSITFALTGNQNCGKTTLFNRLTGSNQHVGNFPGVTVEKKEGIIKKQKDVFVVDLPGIYSISPYTAEEVVTRDFLINDRPDGIINIIDATNIERNLYLSLQIIELGIPMVIALNMMDEIEANGGFIDVKMMSDELGVPVVPISAGKNYGIDELVKVAVKTVQNGQKPVKTDFCKGSVHRAIHSLAHLIEDHAERLNIPLRFAATKLVEGDEPMIKLLGLNQNELDILNHVVHEMETSLGTDREAALADMRYDFITNLCKKAVVKAGQTKEQARSVKIDAVLTHRFFAFPIFIGIMALIFYLTFGVVGAFLSDGFSYVIDLVTAAADNALYALDINKALHSLIIDGIFAGVGSVLSFLPTIVILFLFLSILEDSGYMARVAFVMDKVLRKIGLSGRSFVPLIIGFGCSVPAIMATRTLSSERDRKMTILLVPFMSCSAKLPIYAIFVSAFFKSHQALVMTFLYIFGIIMGILSCLLLKGILFEGKPVPFVMELPAYRFPSFKSVCLHMWEKAKDFIVKAFTIIFCATVVIWILQNFDLHFNMTDDASKSILAFVGGLAAPIFKPLGFGDWRAATALVTGLTAKEAVVSTIQMLTGEAGLASVFTTPLCAFSFLIFTLLYMPCVAAMAAIRREFNSTLKSVYMMLYQTAFAYAAAFCVYNAGRVMGFGRNFAPALSEIIIGIVLIVLITAAVLYLICKKNNGETDCKNGKICADRNKDNSF
- a CDS encoding FeoA family protein, yielding MTLDKLKIGDSGIITVVGGQGALRRRLLDMGLTPKTEVFVRKTAPLGDPIELCLRGYELTLRLEDAKKIEVIKK